AGCTTGATCTCTTTCGGGATCCTGCGCTGATCGGCTCCATGGCTAATCGCGACCTAGAGCTAGAGGCGGTTGAAAAGGCGCTCCTCGGGGAGAACGCTAGCGTCACCCAAAATGCTATTGGGTGGGTCCTGCGCGACACCATCGACCAGCTTCTCGATGGTCAGCACACGGGCCGATACCGTTGGGAGCAGCTATTTAAAACCGAGAAGACCCACGCTGGCACCATGGTAGAGATTAACCTGCAGCGGGCGATGCAATTCGTTGACGGAGATGTGCTCGATTTCAAAATTGCCGGCGTCGAGGTTGACTGTAAGTTCTCGCAGTCAATCTTTGGATGGATGATTCCCCCGGAAGCTGTTGGCCACTTGTGCATGGTCGTGTGGGCAAGCGACGCGGAAGCTAAGTGGTCGCTCGGGTTGGTCCGTGCGTCGCCAACGCTCCTATCCGACAGCCAGAACCGCGACGGCAAGAGGACGCTCTCTCGAGCCGGTCAGACAGCGGTTAAGTGGCTATTCGACCACGCCCCCCTTCCGCCGAATGTCTATCTCGGACTACGGGAGGAGCAGGTGAAGGATATTTTGAATCCTGCAATTTCCGGCCAGAAACGCGTCAATAAACTTTTCATTCACGCGCAGCGGCGAATTGTTGGGAGGGGGGCCGTCGCGACCGCGGCGCAGCAGGATGACTTTCTCAAACGCGTTCGTGAGAACGGCGGTGCCCGGGAGAAGTTACGTCCACTGGGTATCGTGATATTTGGTCACGAGCACGAGGCGTTGACCAGGGGCCTAGGCCTTCCAACTCCGCACAAAGGAGAATTCGTGTCAGCTCGACTCGTCCTCGCAGAGCGTGGGGCTCAGGGTGCGGTGGAAATCGGCCAAAAGTGGTGGCGTCTTGCCGCCGAGCACGATCCACAAAAGGTGGACGCTCCACTACTTCCCCGCGCCGACAGACATACTTAAGCGGCTCCGCCGCGGATTCTCTCGCTGATTACACCTAAGCGAGCAGCAAGTGTAGTTGGACGGAGAGCTTCACACTCCCAAACTACGAAAACCTTGTACCCAAGTTGGCGGAGTGCGTGGCGGTTCTCTTTGTCGCGTTCAACGTTCCGCTCAAGCTTCGGTACCCAATACCCTCGCTTCGTCTTTGGCACGTGCCCATCGACGCAACGACTGTGCTGATGCCAGTAGCAGCCGTGGACGAATACGACCGTCTGCCAGCGCGGAAGAACGATGTCAGGACGGCCAGGAAGCCTCTGCTCACTAAGCCTGAATCGGAAGCCCAGGCGGTGAAGTGCGCGCCGCACGAGCAGTTCCGGTCTCGTATCGCGAGACCGGATCCTCCGCATGTTTTCGCTACGAGCCTCTTTCGAGAGCAAGTCCATTCTACTTAAACGGCAATTCGTTCGTCCTGGGTGAGCAGCAGTTGGGTGGGCATTTTAAGTGCCACGCGGGACTTGTCCGATGGCGCCTTATGAATAGCAGCGCGAATCGCCCGGCCGACAGCCTGGGCAACCGGAGGAGGAAAGGCATTGCCTACTTGACGGTACGCCGCCGTCTTTTTCCCTGAAAAGATCCACGAATCGGGGAAGCCCTGGATTCGGGCAACCATCCGGACCGTGAGCTTCGGCAATCCATCGATTGGAAAATCGCGACCAGGTCCTTCGTTCGCGATACCCAGTCCGTCGACCCCTAGTTCCTTCCACTGCGCACGCGCACGCGTCGGACCGAGGTCTGGTCCACCATGCTTCTTCGATCCTCCTACGATAGTTGGCGCAATCTTGTTCGCGCGCGCGACCCAGCCGTTGGCGCCACTCCATCCATGCTGAGACAT
The DNA window shown above is from Aggregicoccus sp. 17bor-14 and carries:
- a CDS encoding NaeI family type II restriction endonuclease, producing the protein MANRDLELEAVEKALLGENASVTQNAIGWVLRDTIDQLLDGQHTGRYRWEQLFKTEKTHAGTMVEINLQRAMQFVDGDVLDFKIAGVEVDCKFSQSIFGWMIPPEAVGHLCMVVWASDAEAKWSLGLVRASPTLLSDSQNRDGKRTLSRAGQTAVKWLFDHAPLPPNVYLGLREEQVKDILNPAISGQKRVNKLFIHAQRRIVGRGAVATAAQQDDFLKRVRENGGAREKLRPLGIVIFGHEHEALTRGLGLPTPHKGEFVSARLVLAERGAQGAVEIGQKWWRLAAEHDPQKVDAPLLPRADRHT
- a CDS encoding DNA mismatch endonuclease Vsr, giving the protein MDLLSKEARSENMRRIRSRDTRPELLVRRALHRLGFRFRLSEQRLPGRPDIVLPRWQTVVFVHGCYWHQHSRCVDGHVPKTKRGYWVPKLERNVERDKENRHALRQLGYKVFVVWECEALRPTTLAARLGVISERIRGGAA